gggagAAGGGAAGGCCTAGAATTGAGTTGGCTTGGTGTAATGGTATATAATGGAGCCctgggagtcaggagacctgggacTTTGCCTCTTCTCTGCCACTAACTTACTGAGTCACGGGCAAgccacctctctgggcctgtttccttcACCATAAAGTGAGGGGGTGCACAGACCCTATATGATCTCTGAGGTACTCTCAAGGACTATGAGTCACCTGCATGTATGTTTTCTCCATGGCAAAATCAATAGTCGGATGAACAAAGGGCATTAAATAATCCCCAAATGCTATGACTCTGTGACTGATCTCAGGAATGCTGTTTACTTAAGGAGCAAAAGAGAAGTCAGCAAAGGAGATAGAAAGTAATCAGAGAGATAAAAGCATGAGGAGAGAAATTCTAAAGCAAGAGGATAAAATAAGGAACTAAAATTAAAAGTAtcacaataaataagataaatatttacATCAAATAATGACAAAGGGATAGCATGTATATTAAGTAAAGAATACATTTAGATATATAAGAATACCACTAGGGTGCCAATTGAAGAAAGATGCAAAGAGTAAACATATGGGAAAGAGTTCAATCACATgagtaatcaaagaaatgaaaaaatatgaaaataatgtttaatcatCTAAAGAGATTTCTTCTAAAGTCCAATGCTAGCGCTGCAAGGGAACTGGAACAACTCATACGTCATTGTGGtgttgaaaatttttgcagtccTTTTGGCAGTCACGATCCATAAAAACATTCATGCTCTTTGGTCTGGTAATCCCACTCCTGGGAATTTGTCCTAGAGACAGAATTACAAAGACgaaaaaaagccatacacatTAAGATGTTCAAAGcacagaaaaattgaaatatatctaaatatttaataatagggGAATAGTCAAATAAAATGTAATCTACTGACAGGTGTAATTTTATGAGGCAACTGAAATAATAGATATGAAAGACTATAGCAACCAGGGAGAATATTTACAATAAAAggtttctaggccaggcatggtagctcatgcctgtaatcccagcactttgggaggctgaggtgggcggatcacttgaggtcagaagttcgagaccagcctggccaacatgatgcaaccctgtctctactaaacatacaaaaattagccaggcgtggtgatgtgtgcctgtaatcccagctacgtgggaggctgaggcaggagaatcacttgaacccgggaagtgaaggttgcagtgagccgagaattgtgccactgcactacagcctgggcaacagagcaagactccgtctcaaaaaaaaaaaaaaaagaaaaaagaaaagacaaacggCAGCAGGGTTAAGGTGTCAGTGAtaatgctttgttttttttgttgttgttgtttgtttttaagatgggatAAAACGGGTGATGGAAGATACTTGAAATAATGAAGAGAGGTAAACAAAGGAATAAGAAAGGGGAGCACCTCTTATTCTGGAACTtcagggaagaaagggagaaagacagGGCAAATATAGAGTAGTTATCGTGAATGATAACTGGAAGTTGAAGCGTTAGAGCTTCTCAGTTTTGCAGGAGGCAAGGTAACTCTCTTAAGAGATCACAAGAAGGAGATGAATTTGGGGACTTGTGGAGgtgaaaaagacaggaaacagCTGCTGTGGAATGTTCACTAGGAACACACCAGGCTAAGAGGAATGAGAGCTTAGGCAAAGTTCCAGGATGTGAAGTCTTAGTGGGTCAAGCCAGCCTTGTCCTCTGGCTTCATCTGCAATTTCCTCCAGTCCTAGAAGAAAGGAGATTGGCCTAAGGTGAAAGTCAAGGTGTTTAAAGCTAAAGTGCAAGGGAAGACAGCCCTAAAGTAACAGACCAGAAAGTTCATCTCGATTAAGCATATGGGAGTTAAATAGACTGAGGAAATGGAGGAGGCTGAGTCAGTTGGGATGGAAAGAGCAGCTTTACTGGGTGGGGACAGCAGGTTAGGGGAGGTGATGGGCAAAGAGGCCATGGTCATAGGAATAAAAGGAAGAGAGTGCAGATGAGGAACAGTGTACGCAACAGTGGCTGTGAGACTGGGAGAACTagtaagaaaaggagaaaaaagccgGTTCATTTACTCCTAATGGCAGGAGTCCTGCGTAGCAAGAAGGTCCTGGACATCTAGGGAGAAAGTGGGagcctttcaaaaaacaaaaagggaaattcAGGGGAactgaagtcatttttttttccttcagtccaGCCCCAGCCCTACTCTACAGAGAGAGACCCTTAGAAGCCAATAAGAGTTAGTATCATTAGATAAGTAAGAGATCAGAGACAGGTTAGCAAgggtgggaaaaaaaagaaaggcaaggcTGGGGTCTGACTCAGGAGACCAACAGGCTGGAAGGTGATTTCAGAGGGAGAAGGCCTGTAAGTGTGAGCCCACCCTTCTCAAGAATGCCTGCCAAGAAATTCTTACTTCCCAAGGCTTAGGGGTTAGCTTCTCAATTTCCAATGCACCCCCCTCCCCTCCGCAACTTGATCCAATAAGCCTGTAAGTGCTAAGATGGCACTGGAAGAGAGAAGCAATGAATGGGtgggaaactttaaaaagaacCTTCCCAGTCCTAGTGCTCCACCCTGGCCTCAAAGTCCTGAAGCCTGATCTGAAAGAGCTGGTGAcagatttatcatttatttggggCAGGACCTAGAGAAAGGGGGGAGATCAGTGAAACACTAGCTCTGGGCGTCAATTCTTGTCACCACCTTCCTCTGCACAAATCTGCTCTACTCCTCAATGCCAGAACTTACAGCCATAGACGTGAGAGCTCCACCCCCTCAGTCTGAGCCATCCACTTGTCCTTTTATTAAGTACAGGAGAGCTGTCATATACATGTTCTCAGCAAACATCATAAAGAAGGTCCAGTCCCATTCCTGTCCCAAAGGCTGTTATCAGCTAAGGTCCCCACCCTATCACAGGACTTTAATTCATGCTGCACACCAGTTCAACAGTGTCAGGCCCCCAGCTACATGCGGGGACCCTGGCATGCAGGCTCCCTGGGATCACACCCTATTCCAGCGTCTTGGTAAGCAAGACTATGCTGTCTTTGAGAGAGAACCAGGAAGTCGGTGTGGGTGCTACATATGGCACATCCTCGGCATCTGTGATATGGAAGTTGCCTCCACTTCCTGATTCTGGTTATCACCATCAGATACGTCAGGCCAATCCTGAGATGACTCTTCCTGATCCACCCCTTCAGCTGAATGCTCTGGTCTGGGTAGAGAAACACATGCTGTAGGAGGCTGTGGGGGAAATGGGACAGGGAAAGAGGACTGGGGAAGATTTTCAGGAAGATTGTAGGACCAATGGCCCCAGGAAGGAACAGAAACAACGAGAAAGGAGTAGAAGATTGGCATTGGCTAAAAAAGAGTCGGCAACTGAAGGGGTTATGAGAGATGAGGTCACCCATGATATCCCTGCCTCCCTGCAACCCTCAGGGTGAGAGCTTCTCTCCAGAGcctggaaaagaggaagaagcaCCTTACCAGGTATCACTATTGTGTTCCCTCACCTCTGCCCTGCACTCATCCCCTTTTCTCTCACTTCCCGGCTTCCCGTGTTACAATCTATCTGCCCTAGGAGTAGAGCAGCTACTGTCCTGGGGGGTGGCCGCCCACCTGCAGCTGCTATCCTCAGGCAGGGACACTAGTGCCAGGGAAGAGGCAGCTGTGCGGGGCTGGGGCTTGCCACCACCACAGAGCTGACGGAGCTGACGTCGATATTTGTCCCCAGTGAGCAAGTAGAGCACAGGATCCAGGCAGCTGTTGGCACTGGCCAGGGGCCGAGTCACTTTATAGACCACGTTGACAATGTTCAGTACTCGGCAGTCAGCTTCCAACAGCCTGGCCAGGTAGTAAATGGTGCGGGTGATGTGGAAAGGCACGAAGCAGACAGCAAAGACAGTCAGCACCACAGCTATGGTGCGGAGAGAGCGGAGGCGAGAAGACGACTGTGCAGCGCCTGGCAAGGGCTGATACAGGCGACGAGCCATGAGTCCATAGCAAACAAGAGTGACCAGGCAGGGCACGCCAAAGAGCAGCCCCATGACCGCCGAGCTGAAGTGCACATAGTGGTCAAACTCTTCAGGCCGAGTGGTGTCATGGCACAGGACGGTGGTCCCTTTGGTGCTGGTTGTGACAAAGAACAGGTTGGGCACGAGGCAGCCGGCTACGACCAACCAAACTGCCAGGCAGAGAAGGCCTGCGAGGCGAGGGCGGCCCCAGCGTAGTGCCCGAAGTGGGTGGCAGATGCCCAGGTAGCGGTGCACGCTGATGCAGGTGAGGAAAAGGACGCTGCAGTACAGGTTCCAATAGAAAAGAAAGCGGACGAACTTGCAGATCTCAGTGCCAAAGGGCCAGTGGTTGTGGGCTGCATAATAGTAGATGAGGGTGGGCAGCGACAGCACATACAAGGTGTCTGACAATGCCAGGTGGAACATGTAGGTGGCCGTTGCATCCCACGGTCGGAGGCGGAAGATGAAGAGCCATAGGGTTGGGGCGTTAAGGCCCAAGCCCAGCACAAAGACAACTGCATAGCTCACAGGCAGCAGGATGAACTTGAAATCCTCATCAAACCAACAGTCCAGCTCCACctcactgctgccaggacctggGCTGAGGCCTAGGGATCTCAACAGGGAGGACTCTGTACTGGCCATGGCCCCCCTGGAGATGGAAAGGGGAGAAGTGAGGGTGGCAGGATTTCCCTGCCCATCCCCATCCCTGAGCTGGAGCAAAAAAAGTAGAGAGCAGGGAGAGCAGTGGTTGAAGCACTAGGGAGAGCTGACAGAAGTGCATCTGGGTGCATTCAGGCTAGCCTGGCCCCTACCCAAGCTCCCTTGGTCCAGCTTGGGAAGTGGTGGGCAGCAGGCAGTGCTGGGGCTCAGGCAGGCAGCCCGTGTGTTTGGGTTGTACTCACTCTGCAGCTCACTCTGTCCCTAAGAGCCTGGCTGGCTGAAGAGGGTGGAGGCCTCCCAGCACTATCCAAAGTGGGAAGATACCTAGACCCAAAGTGTCTTCTGACTCGTCATCACAGCTATATCCCTGGAAGAGGAGTGTCTCTCCCCACAGTGCCTTCGCCTCTCCTAGTGCCCTGGTCACAGTGTCTCCAGATGAGATTTACCTATGACACCTTCCCCACTGCCTGCCTACAGCCCAGGAGCCCCACTGCCACCCTTGCCCAAGAACGTTGGCACGTCTCCTACCTGGTCCCCTTGAAGCTGAGCTCAGCTGACTCTGTCACCCTTCCCCTTGGCAGCCAGAGGGCATATCCAAGGAGGTggagttggaggtggggcctgtccctcctcccacctgggAGATTAAAAGAGTTAGAAAGGCCCTTTACGATGACCTAGTCCAACCCACTCATTGTACAGATTGGGAAACTGGGGCCAGCGAGATTACTATTTAACAGCTTTGAAATGACTGCAGGAGGAAGAACACGAGGAAACATCCAAGTTTACTGATGAAGAGCCAGGCCCCTGGAGATAGATTACAGGGGGATCATACAAGTCTGTGTAAGTGAGCAGAAACATGGGAAACGAATTTTCACATGGGCAAGTGCAAGACAACACATTGAAAGATTTTAGAAAATCTAAACTACAGATATTTAATATAAATCTCATATGCATATAATTACAAAGAATGCTTatatagcacttactatgtgacaggcatttttctaagtgctttatactTATTAATGACCCCATAGGCTCTCTATGAGCTAGATACTATTATTGTCTCTGCTTTGCTGATGAAAAAATGAAGGCACAGAAAGTTTAGGTGTCTTGCTAGTTAGTGGTAGAGTCAAGATTTGAACCAAGACAGGCCTGCCTTTGGATCAGGCTCTAGCATCCATAACTTAATTGCTATGCTTAAGTTGCCTCTCTAAGCCACTGGCTATGATCCAGGAaagaatcaacaaatatttatggcagacagaggcaggcagatctcttgagctcaggagttcaagacaagcctggacaacatagcaaaaccctgtctctacaaaaaatacaaaaaattagtcgggcgtggtggcatgcacctgatgtcccagctacatggggggctgaggcaggaggagtgcttgaacctgggacgttgaggctgcagtgagctgtgatcgcgccactgcactccaatctgggtgacaaagtgagaccctgtctcaaatataaataatttttttaaaaccacaaatatttactgagagcctACTTTTGCCTGGTCCAGTTCTAGTTACTGGTAGTTCCTTAGGAGtggacaaaatagacaaaaactcCCACCCTAATGGTGCTTACATACTACTGGgggataataaaattaataagtaaaatatgtagATTGTGATCATCattatggagaaaaattaaagagggaaggaaaagggtaataaggagggaaggaaaagggtAATAGAGAgggttgttgttttaaatattaggaatgaaaccaggcacagtggctcacacctgtaatcccagtgctttgggagtccgagataggaggatcacttgagcccagcagtttgaggttgcagtgaactatggtcagacctctgcactccagcctgaatgacaaagcaagaccctgtctataaataaataaataaatattaagggTGACTTTTGAATAAAGGCCAGGTGTTGTGAGAAGGGGAAAAGTAAAAAATGAGGTCAGAGAGTTTGGCAGGGACCAGATCATGAAGGTCCTTGGAGGCCATTGTAAAGGACTCTTTGGTGAATGGGAAGGCACTTAGGGTTTAGAGAAGAGAGGTGTCATCTGACTTACATTTTAGAAGGCTCACTGGCCAGCTCTATATTAAGAATAGACTGCAGGGCTGGAGGTACAGGGGGAAGACCAGTCAAGAGGCTATTGCTGATAGAGATGATGGTAGCTTGGATCACAGTGGTGGAGATGATGAGAAGTGGTCAAATTCTGGATAGACTTTTTTAAGTAGGGACAGCAAGATTTACTGATGTGGGGTATAAGAGAAAGAAGAGTCAAAAATTACTCCAAAATGTCCggcctgagcaactggaagaATAGAGTTACTGTTGACAGAGACAGGAGTGGGTTTAGGGGAAAGATTGGGAGTTCACTTTTCAGCCTGTAAATTTTGAGATGCCTATTATACATGTAAGAGGGGATGGCCAGGAGACAGTTCATGCCTCCTTAAGGATACCAGCCAATACATTTCCCATACAGACTCTACCCCTTTCTATACAGTACCCCTCGTCTCTCTTGATCACTCCCAGAGACTTGGTCTGAATATAGTGGAGAAGGTGCAGAGAGCAAGCCTAGATGTTTGAGAGCCTGGTGTAGGGAATTGCCAGCAGCTCAGGATCTGGGGCTCCTGAAGCCAACTAAGCCTCCGTAAGTATATCTTAGGCACTAGAGGCAAATCCGGTCTGGAGGACTCTGAGGATGAGGTAAGTGCCTTTGGGGAGGGGTGAGCAGGCTGGAGCAGAATCCACTCTGCATGGAGCTGAGAAGCAATGGGGACTCTGAACTTACTTGATCCTCAGGTCCTGAGAATGTCACTCAGCTGGATCCTGGGAGTGAGAGGAGGAGGCGGACTTCTAGAATCTAGAATCTAGATCTCTCAGAAAGCCCAGAAAcctggatggggaaactgaagatcCTTGCCCTGTGGCAGAGTAAGGGGTGGAATAAAAGGTAGCAGTGGAGGACACAGTCATAACCTGAGTCCTGGACAGCTGACTACTGTGACATTACATAAGAGGCCCAAGTTTTTGAAGCCAGACGGGCTGGTGTTTAAATCCTTGCTCTTCCACTTATTAGTTATGTGAGCCTGGGCGCCTCTTTGTAACTTCCATTCTTCACcagtgaaatgggaataataataataccaatctTTTAGGGTTTCCTGAATATTGAATTGGTTAACAGGTGTGGAGCACTTTGTGAACCATAAAATGCTGCAAGTTTATAAGGTGTTTTTTGTTACTGCTTTGCTCCCAGGAATGAACCTGGCCTCTGCAGAGGTGGACAAGCGTGTTTTGAAGTTTAGTGTACACCCAAGGAGAAGCACTACACTAGAGAAGCCCCAGCCTGAGCCAGCTTCCTGCTCCTACTGCTTCAGGCTGGTTTACCTCTGCTACATTTCTCCTGACTTAGCTCTGCTACGTTTCTGCATGTCCCGAcacagctgcagctgctgctgctgccaccactgccGCCCAGTGGCTATTTCAGGAAAAGACCTCTCCCAACCCTCCCCAACCGGCACCCCTGCCTGGCTTTTACTGTCCTCACCCAGGGCCAAGAGGAACGGAATGCAGCAGATCAGCCTCACTCTCTTCTGTGAAACTCTTCTTTACTTTGGTTCCTGTGACTTTGCTTTACTCCGGTTCTCCTCTTCCTCTGGATGTTCCTTCTGGCCCCTTCCCTGGCTCTTTTTTCCCCTACTTCCCCCACATGTGAGCCTTCCCCCAAagatcctctcctctcctctctcctctcctctcctctcctctcctctctctccctctccaccatctctctccccctacccccaccctctcttccccttctctcttggAACATCCACTCTCGTGATTTCAACTATGACTCAGAGGTTATCAAAAATTGTAATGGCCAAGAGACTCCAGCATACAGATCTCTCTCTAATCAAAATGCATCTCTCCTTCTCTCACACTCTTATCACATTTGATTTCTACAGAGATGGCACATACCACAGGCAGCCTAGAATTATACTCATTTGTG
The Gorilla gorilla gorilla isolate KB3781 chromosome X, NHGRI_mGorGor1-v2.1_pri, whole genome shotgun sequence genome window above contains:
- the P2RY4 gene encoding P2Y purinoceptor 4, yielding MASTESSLLRSLGLSPGPGSSEVELDCWFDEDFKFILLPVSYAVVFVLGLGLNAPTLWLFIFRLRPWDATATYMFHLALSDTLYVLSLPTLIYYYAAHNHWPFGTEICKFVRFLFYWNLYCSVLFLTCISVHRYLGICHPLRALRWGRPRLAGLLCLAVWLVVAGCLVPNLFFVTTSTKGTTVLCHDTTRPEEFDHYVHFSSAVMGLLFGVPCLVTLVCYGLMARRLYQPLPGAAQSSSRLRSLRTIAVVLTVFAVCFVPFHITRTIYYLARLLEADCRVLNIVNVVYKVTRPLASANSCLDPVLYLLTGDKYRRQLRQLCGGGKPQPRTAASSLALVSLPEDSSCRWAATPQDSSCSTPRADRL